A single window of Streptomyces sudanensis DNA harbors:
- the tpg gene encoding telomere-protecting terminal protein Tpg, translating to MSLFGDGLEAAVQKAFTRPAPKSAGAQMRYLVKQLKGTKAVAQMLRISQRTVERYVKDQIKKPRPDLAARLDREVKKRWQPQIRAKARQKAATTGGIVIDTRARMGYTAPIGSTDQDRIRHLTVALPPQYAARLFDAQEAGATDQQLQEIAAEALKEVYFQDGGRRAGSLEEVRFIDIEHLEFEL from the coding sequence ATGAGCCTGTTCGGGGACGGCCTGGAGGCCGCGGTGCAGAAGGCGTTCACCCGCCCCGCACCCAAGAGCGCGGGTGCGCAGATGCGGTACCTGGTCAAGCAGCTCAAGGGCACGAAGGCGGTCGCCCAGATGCTGCGCATCTCCCAGCGCACCGTCGAGCGGTACGTGAAGGACCAGATCAAGAAGCCCCGCCCCGACCTCGCCGCGCGCCTGGACCGCGAGGTGAAGAAGCGGTGGCAGCCGCAGATCCGGGCCAAGGCCCGGCAGAAGGCGGCCACCACCGGCGGCATCGTCATCGACACCCGCGCCCGCATGGGCTACACCGCGCCGATCGGGTCGACGGACCAGGACCGCATCCGGCACCTGACCGTCGCCCTGCCTCCGCAGTACGCCGCCCGCCTCTTCGACGCGCAGGAGGCCGGCGCCACCGACCAGCAGCTCCAGGAGATCGCGGCCGAAGCGCTCAAGGAGGTGTACTTCCAGGACGGCGGCCGCCGCGCCGGCTCCCTGGAGGAGGTGCGCTTCATAGACATCGAGCACCTCGAGTTCGAGCTGTAG
- a CDS encoding type III polyketide synthase, protein MTIRVLGVRGVLPEHRHRQEEITDLFATLFEGAVDRGVVERFHRNAHVETRHTVLPLQEYTRPADFGRSNDVFVRAGVELGARAVVDALKDAGLTPADVDFAVSCTVTGLAVPSLEARVAAEIGLRPDVVRLPLVGLGCVAGAAGIARLRDLLRGRPDGVAVLMSVELCSLTFQREDTSAANLVAGGLFADGAAAVVAVGPHHPLARSHDPAHIDVLASRSRLYPDSQRVMGWDVGSTGLKIVLDPSVPDMVRRYVRDDVRDFLADHDLTADDLGWYVAHPGGPKVLQALQEALGVERDALAVTWDSLRRIGNLSSASVLHVLADTLATRPPRPGSHGLMLAMGPGFCSELVLLRAPGQQE, encoded by the coding sequence ATGACCATACGTGTCCTCGGTGTCCGCGGCGTCCTGCCCGAGCACCGCCACCGCCAGGAGGAGATCACCGATCTGTTCGCCACCCTCTTCGAAGGCGCGGTCGACCGCGGTGTCGTCGAACGGTTCCACCGCAACGCACACGTCGAGACCCGGCACACCGTGCTCCCGCTGCAGGAGTACACCCGGCCCGCGGACTTCGGCCGGTCCAACGACGTCTTCGTCCGAGCAGGCGTCGAACTCGGCGCGCGGGCGGTCGTCGACGCGCTCAAGGACGCCGGCCTGACACCGGCCGACGTCGACTTCGCCGTCTCGTGCACGGTGACCGGCCTGGCCGTCCCCTCACTGGAGGCCCGGGTCGCGGCGGAGATCGGCCTGCGCCCCGACGTGGTGCGCCTGCCCCTGGTCGGCCTGGGCTGCGTCGCCGGCGCGGCCGGCATCGCCCGCCTCCGCGACCTGCTGCGCGGCCGCCCGGACGGGGTCGCGGTGCTGATGTCGGTCGAGCTGTGCTCGCTCACCTTCCAACGCGAGGACACCTCGGCCGCCAACCTCGTGGCCGGCGGCCTGTTCGCGGACGGCGCGGCGGCGGTGGTCGCCGTCGGCCCCCACCACCCGCTCGCCCGCTCCCACGACCCCGCCCACATCGACGTCCTCGCCTCACGCAGCCGCCTGTACCCCGACTCGCAGCGCGTGATGGGCTGGGACGTCGGCTCCACCGGCCTGAAGATCGTGCTCGACCCCTCAGTCCCCGACATGGTGCGCCGGTACGTCCGCGACGACGTCCGCGACTTCCTCGCCGACCACGACCTGACCGCCGACGACCTGGGCTGGTACGTGGCGCACCCCGGCGGCCCGAAGGTCCTGCAGGCCCTGCAGGAGGCACTGGGAGTCGAACGGGACGCTTTGGCGGTGACCTGGGACTCGCTGCGCCGCATCGGCAACCTCTCCTCGGCCTCGGTCCTGCACGTCCTGGCCGACACACTCGCCACCCGCCCGCCCCGGCCGGGCTCCCACGGCCTCATGCTCGCCATGGGCCCGGGCTTCTGCTCCGAACTGGTACTCCTGCGCGCCCCCGGACAGCAGGAGTGA
- the trxB gene encoding thioredoxin-disulfide reductase has product MSEIREVVIIGSGPAGYTAALYTARAQLKPLLFGSSIFVGGSLTTTTEVENFPGFPEGVDGPVLMENMRAQAEKFGAEMIDDDIVEVDLTGDIKLLTDSAGTVHRAKTVIIATGSGYRKLGLPNEDELSGRGVSWCATCDGFFFRDRDIAVVGGGDTAMEEATFLTRFARSVTVVHRRSTLRASKVMQDRAFADDKISFTFDSEIAEIKEANGMLGGVVLRDVFTGATRELDVTGLFIAIGHDPRTELFKGQLDLDGEGYIKVDSPSTRTSLPGVFAAGDVVDHTYRQAITAAGTGAAAALDSERYLAAHGTAETEPETAAVPA; this is encoded by the coding sequence GTGAGCGAGATACGCGAGGTCGTCATCATCGGCTCCGGCCCCGCCGGATACACCGCCGCCCTCTACACCGCCCGCGCCCAGTTGAAGCCCCTGCTGTTCGGCAGCTCCATCTTCGTCGGCGGATCACTCACGACCACCACCGAGGTGGAGAACTTCCCCGGCTTCCCCGAAGGCGTCGACGGCCCCGTCCTCATGGAGAACATGCGGGCCCAGGCCGAGAAGTTCGGCGCCGAGATGATCGACGACGACATCGTCGAGGTCGACCTTACCGGCGACATTAAGCTCCTCACCGACTCCGCGGGCACCGTGCACCGCGCGAAGACGGTGATCATCGCGACCGGCTCCGGCTACCGCAAGCTCGGCCTGCCGAACGAGGACGAGCTCTCCGGCCGGGGCGTGTCCTGGTGCGCGACCTGCGACGGATTCTTCTTCCGTGACCGCGACATCGCCGTGGTCGGCGGCGGCGACACCGCCATGGAAGAGGCCACCTTCCTCACCCGATTCGCCCGCTCGGTCACCGTCGTCCACCGCCGCTCCACCCTGCGCGCCTCGAAGGTCATGCAGGACCGGGCCTTCGCCGACGACAAGATCTCCTTCACCTTCGACAGCGAGATCGCCGAGATCAAGGAGGCGAACGGCATGCTCGGCGGCGTCGTCCTGCGCGACGTCTTCACCGGCGCCACCCGCGAACTGGACGTCACGGGCCTGTTCATCGCGATCGGCCACGACCCGCGCACGGAGCTGTTCAAGGGACAGCTGGACCTCGACGGCGAGGGCTACATCAAGGTGGACTCCCCGTCGACGCGTACGAGCCTGCCGGGGGTGTTCGCTGCTGGCGACGTCGTCGACCACACCTACCGCCAGGCCATCACCGCCGCTGGCACCGGCGCGGCCGCGGCCCTGGACTCCGAGCGCTACCTCGCCGCCCACGGCACGGCCGAGACCGAACCGGAGACCGCTGCCGTCCCGGCCTGA
- a CDS encoding isoprenylcysteine carboxyl methyltransferase family protein gives MNGPVLFTALVLAVALERVAELALSRRNTAWSLARGGVESGRGHYPFMVALHTGLLAGALAEVWLRRPDTVPVLAWTMLVLLAASQALRWWCITTLGRQWNTRVITVPGAPRVTSGPYRLLPHPNYAAVVVEGLALPLVHSAWITATAFTALNALLLTTRIRTENTALTQLT, from the coding sequence GTGAACGGCCCGGTCCTGTTCACCGCCCTGGTCCTGGCCGTCGCCCTGGAACGCGTCGCCGAACTGGCCCTCTCCCGCCGCAACACCGCCTGGAGCCTGGCGCGGGGCGGCGTGGAGAGCGGGCGCGGGCACTACCCGTTCATGGTGGCGCTGCACACGGGCCTGCTGGCCGGCGCACTCGCGGAGGTGTGGCTGCGCCGACCGGACACCGTACCGGTACTGGCCTGGACCATGCTCGTCCTGCTCGCCGCGTCCCAGGCACTGCGCTGGTGGTGCATCACCACCCTGGGCCGGCAGTGGAACACCCGGGTGATCACCGTGCCGGGCGCCCCGCGCGTGACCAGCGGACCCTACCGCCTGCTTCCCCACCCCAACTACGCCGCCGTCGTCGTCGAGGGACTCGCCCTCCCGCTGGTCCACTCGGCCTGGATCACCGCGACCGCCTTCACCGCCCTCAACGCCCTGCTGCTCACCACCCGCATCCGCACCGAGAACACCGCCCTGACCCAACTGACCTGA
- a CDS encoding NAD(P)/FAD-dependent oxidoreductase: MDLLVVGAGPAGLATALHAARAGLDTAVWEQRAGIVDKACGEGLMPGAVTALAELGIHPPGHELRGISYLAGPHRADADFPKGPGRGVRRTALHTALREAVLAAGVPIERRTARRVAQDGNGVVVDGVRAGHLVAADGLHSPIRRALGLHRPGRTHRRHGMRRHYALAPWSDRVEVHWARHAEAYVTPLAGDLVGIAILTTGRGPYDDHLAAFPALRKRLAGAQATGPVRGAGPLHQRSAARTAGRTLLVGDAAGYIDALTGEGIALALAQAPAAVRAITDGDPAAYERQWRRITRRYRCLTHALLAATALPPARAALVPAAQHLPGVFRAAVDALAHPAGT; the protein is encoded by the coding sequence ATGGACCTGCTCGTCGTCGGCGCCGGACCCGCAGGACTGGCCACCGCCCTGCACGCGGCCCGGGCGGGCCTGGACACAGCCGTCTGGGAACAACGCGCCGGCATCGTCGACAAGGCGTGCGGCGAGGGACTGATGCCGGGCGCCGTCACGGCCCTGGCCGAACTCGGCATCCACCCACCAGGACACGAACTGCGCGGCATCAGCTACCTCGCCGGACCACACCGGGCCGACGCCGACTTCCCGAAAGGCCCCGGACGCGGAGTGCGCCGCACCGCACTGCACACGGCACTGCGCGAAGCGGTACTGGCCGCGGGCGTACCGATCGAACGACGCACCGCACGCCGCGTCGCACAGGACGGCAACGGCGTGGTGGTCGACGGCGTCCGCGCCGGCCACCTCGTCGCCGCCGACGGCCTGCACTCGCCGATCCGCCGGGCCCTGGGCCTGCACCGGCCGGGCCGGACCCACCGGCGGCACGGGATGCGCCGCCACTACGCGCTCGCCCCCTGGAGCGACCGCGTCGAGGTGCACTGGGCCCGCCACGCAGAGGCCTACGTGACCCCGCTGGCCGGCGACCTCGTGGGCATCGCGATCCTCACCACCGGCCGCGGACCCTACGACGACCACCTCGCCGCCTTCCCCGCCCTGCGAAAGCGACTGGCCGGCGCACAGGCTACCGGCCCGGTACGCGGCGCGGGCCCACTCCACCAGCGGTCCGCCGCCCGCACCGCCGGCCGCACACTGCTCGTCGGCGACGCGGCCGGCTACATCGACGCCCTGACCGGCGAGGGCATCGCCCTGGCACTCGCACAGGCCCCGGCGGCGGTACGGGCGATCACCGACGGCGACCCGGCCGCCTACGAACGGCAGTGGCGACGCATCACCCGCCGCTACCGCTGCCTGACCCACGCGCTGCTCGCCGCGACGGCACTGCCCCCGGCCCGCGCCGCGCTGGTCCCCGCGGCACAACACCTGCCCGGAGTGTTCCGCGCAGCCGTCGACGCCCTGGCACACCCGGCGGGAACGTGA
- a CDS encoding DUF6233 domain-containing protein yields MPTSSAPEPLPVPIRVLLPGDQEVVARLWSRRQTPDGWRYEVGLPAYRNGPGDSVEPAEYRVWVRAPDHVRPVDGVSYDAVPTEYLKPPSPVQEALGPRRPSGWVLAKAGGRGPGRGGVVHAVDCEEAPAGAPVLPLDRALDAAEQPGVRLCSLCGAAAELDPVLKGFEHGFGEP; encoded by the coding sequence ATGCCGACGTCCTCCGCCCCCGAGCCACTGCCGGTGCCCATCCGGGTGCTGCTGCCCGGGGACCAGGAGGTCGTCGCCCGCCTGTGGTCCCGGCGCCAGACGCCCGACGGCTGGCGGTACGAGGTCGGGCTCCCTGCGTACCGCAACGGCCCTGGGGACTCGGTGGAGCCTGCCGAGTACCGCGTCTGGGTCCGCGCTCCGGACCACGTGCGGCCCGTGGACGGCGTCTCGTACGACGCCGTGCCCACCGAGTACTTGAAGCCGCCCTCGCCAGTCCAGGAAGCGCTGGGGCCGCGGCGGCCATCAGGCTGGGTGCTGGCGAAGGCCGGCGGCCGCGGGCCCGGCCGGGGCGGTGTCGTGCACGCCGTGGACTGTGAAGAGGCGCCGGCCGGAGCGCCGGTGTTGCCGCTGGACCGGGCGCTGGACGCAGCCGAGCAGCCGGGGGTCCGGTTGTGCTCGCTGTGTGGCGCGGCTGCGGAACTGGACCCCGTCCTCAAGGGCTTCGAGCACGGCTTCGGCGAACCGTAA
- a CDS encoding ArsR/SmtB family transcription factor has protein sequence MLTSVDPDVIRVLGDPLRLQIVTLLARETLCTTHLVEETGAKQTNLSNHMKVLREAGIVETEPCGRFTYYKLKPEILAGLSEQFAELAASARTASENKRACP, from the coding sequence ATGCTGACTTCAGTCGATCCTGATGTGATCCGGGTGCTGGGCGATCCGCTCCGCCTTCAGATCGTGACCCTGCTGGCGCGCGAGACGCTCTGCACGACGCACCTGGTCGAGGAGACCGGAGCCAAGCAGACCAACCTGTCCAACCACATGAAGGTGCTGCGCGAGGCCGGGATCGTGGAGACCGAGCCCTGCGGCCGCTTCACCTACTACAAGCTCAAGCCCGAGATCCTGGCCGGCCTGTCCGAGCAGTTCGCCGAGCTGGCCGCCTCCGCCCGCACCGCTTCCGAGAACAAGAGGGCCTGCCCGTGA
- the arsB gene encoding ACR3 family arsenite efflux transporter, protein MTSTEPTTASTEGAGPAGDDSIVKKLSTLDRYLAVWILLAMAVGLGLGRLIPGMNDALAKIEIGGISLPIALGLLVMMYPVLAKVRYDRLDRVTSDRKLLISSLVINWIVGPAVMFALAWIFLPDLPEYRTGLIIVGLARCIAMVIIWNDLACGDREAAAVLVALNSVFQVLAFGLLGWFYLDLLPRWMNLGDGQGLDVSVWHIALNVVIFLGIPLLAGFLTRRIGEQKLGRTDYEAKFLPKIGPWALYGLLFTIVILFALQGKTITSQPLDVARIALPLLVYFAVMFFGTFLLGKGLGLAYDRTTTLAFTAAGNNFELAIAVAIATFGVTSGQALSGVVGPLIEVPVLIGLVYVALAWRRKFAPGAVTTAP, encoded by the coding sequence GTGACCTCCACCGAGCCCACCACCGCCTCCACCGAAGGCGCCGGCCCGGCCGGGGACGACTCGATCGTCAAGAAGCTCTCCACCCTCGACCGCTACCTCGCGGTGTGGATCCTGCTGGCCATGGCCGTCGGCCTGGGCCTGGGTCGCCTGATCCCGGGGATGAATGACGCGCTCGCGAAGATCGAGATCGGCGGGATCTCCCTGCCGATCGCGCTCGGCCTGCTCGTGATGATGTACCCGGTCCTCGCCAAGGTCCGCTACGACCGGCTCGACCGGGTGACCAGTGACCGCAAGTTGCTGATCTCCTCGCTGGTCATCAACTGGATTGTCGGCCCGGCGGTGATGTTCGCCCTGGCGTGGATCTTCCTGCCGGACCTGCCCGAGTACCGCACCGGCCTGATCATCGTCGGCCTGGCCCGCTGCATCGCCATGGTCATCATCTGGAACGACCTCGCCTGCGGCGACCGCGAGGCCGCCGCTGTCCTGGTCGCCCTGAACTCCGTCTTTCAGGTCCTCGCGTTCGGCCTGCTGGGCTGGTTCTACCTCGATCTGCTGCCGCGCTGGATGAACCTCGGCGACGGCCAGGGCCTGGACGTGTCCGTGTGGCACATCGCGCTGAACGTCGTCATCTTCCTCGGCATCCCGCTGCTGGCCGGCTTCCTGACCCGCCGGATCGGCGAGCAGAAGCTGGGCCGTACCGACTACGAGGCGAAGTTCCTGCCGAAGATCGGCCCGTGGGCCTTGTACGGGCTGCTGTTCACGATCGTCATCCTCTTCGCCTTGCAGGGGAAGACGATCACCTCGCAGCCGCTGGACGTGGCCCGCATCGCGCTGCCGCTGCTGGTGTACTTCGCGGTCATGTTCTTCGGCACCTTCCTGCTCGGCAAGGGCCTGGGCCTGGCCTACGACCGCACCACGACCCTCGCCTTCACCGCGGCGGGCAACAACTTCGAGCTGGCCATCGCGGTCGCCATCGCCACCTTCGGCGTCACCTCCGGCCAGGCCCTGTCCGGCGTCGTCGGCCCGCTCATCGAGGTCCCGGTGCTGATCGGCCTGGTCTACGTCGCGCTCGCCTGGCGACGGAAGTTCGCCCCGGGCGCGGTGACGACGGCCCCGTGA
- a CDS encoding arsenate reductase ArsC → MADKPSVLFVCVHNAGRSQMAAAWLTHLAGDRVEVRSAGSNPGDQVNPAAVEAMAEVGIDISKETPKILTIDAVRESDVCITMGCGDTCPVFPGKRYLDWKLDDPAGQGVEAVRPIRDEIKALVEGLIAEIAPAKPEATA, encoded by the coding sequence ATGGCCGACAAGCCGTCCGTCCTGTTCGTCTGCGTCCACAACGCCGGCCGCTCCCAGATGGCCGCCGCGTGGCTGACCCACCTGGCCGGCGACCGCGTCGAGGTCCGCTCCGCCGGGTCCAACCCCGGCGATCAGGTCAACCCGGCCGCCGTCGAGGCCATGGCCGAGGTCGGCATCGACATCTCCAAGGAGACGCCGAAGATCCTCACCATCGACGCGGTCCGCGAGTCGGACGTCTGCATCACCATGGGCTGCGGCGACACCTGCCCCGTCTTCCCCGGCAAGCGCTACCTGGACTGGAAGCTGGACGACCCGGCCGGCCAGGGCGTCGAGGCCGTCCGCCCGATCCGCGACGAGATCAAGGCCCTCGTCGAGGGCCTGATCGCCGAGATCGCTCCGGCGAAGCCGGAGGCGACGGCGTGA
- the tap gene encoding telomere-associated protein Tap — protein MSHPPSDPLFAVDALLAAVDDGHILPAPAERARLREAAGLTQAAVAQALGTRVPSIQAWEEGRAEPKAERLQAYRRLLEGLAQRYPAPQPPSPPVPASEEPQAAPVPPVGTTRPTTPQHPTSAPHQAATTRPAMSCRPMAKTAASAGTPAPGVDRRFANGPLAVVDVQGGEVLAYCTGGLVLDVPAKSLPALVEWTLREAGLGAPKLSGPGKDADPLLVLTGAALERYGLPVALTEEERLAGRIPENHKAVKQLTRADWRLTKRGFGPWARIYRPATGSERACVQLCIPSWGALDTRHWGEAGQLPPAELARVLGVYASRVMTPRGSTAVTGLELMTALHPPTRASEPDAAGKRHSEHNPGSLGKDPIDPMNWPPCEVPDGHPVLKDLPRFHVRGPGEKLFEEAYDWARPMTDVECTLRYLVGIDVNMAFAAGANGLNVGLGEATHVKNPVFDPKLPGSWLVDLSHIDLSHVKAGKEWVELDGSLLPSPFTPKGETPTGPAWYATPTVAYAAELGYDVAPIEAWVRHDNGRYLDGWYQRLRDAYLATMADLGVHADMEPADFLAAMDGYKDRDPDLAIVVSAIKATVKGGLGKLRERPRGEGWRPGEPWRALSRPTWRPDIRAAVISRTRINLHRKIVKHAAFTGQYPVAILSDCVVYAAGGPSPLDFLPYREGKPLPGGFKLGINPGLVKHEGTQSVLWGEEVRERFNAPELNLARYIKDGTVTDVDNGE, from the coding sequence ATGAGCCATCCGCCCTCCGATCCGCTCTTCGCTGTCGACGCCCTTCTGGCCGCCGTCGATGACGGACACATCCTGCCCGCCCCGGCCGAACGCGCCCGTCTGCGTGAGGCAGCCGGCCTGACCCAGGCCGCCGTCGCCCAGGCCCTCGGCACCCGCGTGCCCAGCATCCAGGCATGGGAAGAGGGACGGGCCGAGCCGAAAGCCGAACGCCTCCAGGCCTACCGGCGTCTCCTCGAAGGACTCGCCCAGCGCTATCCCGCCCCGCAGCCGCCATCCCCGCCCGTACCGGCATCCGAGGAGCCCCAGGCAGCCCCTGTGCCACCGGTCGGTACCACACGCCCCACCACACCCCAGCACCCCACCTCCGCGCCGCATCAGGCGGCCACGACCAGGCCGGCGATGTCGTGTCGCCCGATGGCGAAGACGGCCGCCTCCGCCGGTACCCCGGCGCCTGGCGTCGATCGGCGGTTCGCCAACGGGCCGCTGGCGGTCGTCGACGTCCAGGGCGGCGAGGTGTTGGCGTATTGCACCGGTGGCCTGGTTCTGGACGTGCCTGCCAAGTCCCTGCCGGCCCTGGTGGAGTGGACGCTGCGCGAGGCGGGGCTCGGGGCTCCGAAGTTGTCGGGGCCGGGCAAGGACGCCGATCCGCTGCTCGTGCTCACCGGCGCCGCGCTGGAGCGTTACGGTCTGCCCGTCGCGCTCACGGAGGAGGAGCGCCTCGCCGGGCGGATCCCGGAGAACCACAAGGCCGTTAAGCAGCTGACCCGCGCCGACTGGCGGCTGACCAAGCGCGGCTTCGGGCCGTGGGCGCGGATCTACCGCCCCGCCACCGGGTCGGAGCGGGCCTGCGTGCAACTGTGCATCCCGTCGTGGGGGGCGCTGGACACCCGGCACTGGGGTGAGGCCGGGCAGCTCCCGCCTGCCGAGCTCGCCCGCGTGCTGGGCGTGTATGCCTCCCGTGTGATGACGCCGCGCGGCTCGACCGCCGTGACCGGCCTGGAGCTGATGACCGCCCTGCACCCGCCGACGCGCGCTTCCGAGCCGGACGCGGCGGGGAAGCGGCACTCCGAGCACAACCCCGGCTCGCTCGGCAAGGACCCGATCGACCCGATGAACTGGCCGCCGTGCGAGGTCCCCGACGGCCACCCCGTCCTCAAGGACCTGCCCCGCTTCCACGTGCGCGGCCCCGGGGAGAAGCTGTTCGAGGAGGCGTACGACTGGGCGCGGCCGATGACCGACGTGGAGTGCACCCTGCGGTACCTGGTGGGCATCGACGTCAACATGGCCTTCGCCGCCGGCGCCAACGGCCTGAACGTCGGCCTCGGCGAGGCGACGCACGTCAAAAACCCGGTGTTCGACCCGAAACTGCCCGGCTCCTGGCTGGTCGACCTCTCCCACATCGACCTGTCCCACGTGAAGGCCGGCAAGGAATGGGTGGAACTGGACGGCAGCCTGCTGCCCTCCCCCTTCACACCGAAGGGCGAGACCCCGACCGGCCCGGCCTGGTACGCGACACCCACCGTCGCCTACGCGGCGGAGCTCGGCTACGACGTCGCGCCGATCGAGGCGTGGGTCCGCCACGACAACGGCCGTTACCTGGACGGCTGGTACCAGCGGCTGCGCGACGCCTACCTCGCCACGATGGCCGACCTCGGCGTCCACGCGGACATGGAGCCGGCCGACTTCCTCGCCGCGATGGACGGCTACAAGGACCGCGACCCGGACCTGGCGATCGTCGTCTCGGCGATCAAGGCGACGGTCAAGGGCGGCCTGGGCAAGCTCCGCGAGCGCCCGCGCGGGGAGGGCTGGCGGCCGGGCGAGCCGTGGCGGGCCCTGTCCCGCCCGACGTGGCGGCCGGACATCCGCGCGGCGGTCATCTCCCGCACCCGGATCAACCTGCACCGCAAGATCGTCAAGCACGCCGCGTTCACCGGCCAGTACCCCGTCGCGATCCTGTCGGACTGCGTCGTCTACGCCGCAGGCGGCCCCTCGCCGCTGGACTTCCTGCCCTACCGGGAGGGCAAGCCGCTGCCCGGCGGCTTCAAGCTCGGCATCAACCCCGGCCTGGTCAAGCACGAGGGCACCCAGTCCGTCCTGTGGGGCGAGGAAGTCCGCGAGCGGTTCAACGCGCCGGAGCTCAACCTCGCCCGGTACATCAAGGACGGCACCGTCACCGACGTCGACAACGGAGAGTAG
- a CDS encoding NAD(P)/FAD-dependent oxidoreductase — protein MTAAHTSWDLAVVGAGPAGAAAALGALHTDPALRVALLDRADFPRDKACGDGVAPHVLDVLADVGVTGLVEDRVPIGRLSLGRGGLVAERHMARPAWVVPRRILDARLVDAALAAGARLLRHQVRDLRQHTGAVALDERIFAAVVIGADGAHSVIRRALGQPRGPRALALRGYAPVAPGRRGAQVIEFGTRHQPSYAWSFDRGDGLANVGYGELLRADRPAPTRTGLLERLEALLPGATDGGREWAGHHLPLSTARWHPPAGRVLLAGDAACLVNPLTGEGIHHAVATGIAAGRAAAAALREGRPERAGFRYARTARRILLPHLRHTASAARLARNGRVLDAGVRAAAADQRVFDDLVELGLGWGRLTPGVVLGLGRALFPPLCPTGPSREPA, from the coding sequence ATGACGGCGGCGCACACCTCTTGGGACCTGGCCGTGGTCGGCGCCGGGCCGGCCGGTGCCGCCGCCGCCCTGGGCGCGCTGCACACCGACCCGGCCTTGCGCGTCGCCCTGCTGGACCGGGCGGACTTCCCGCGGGACAAGGCCTGCGGCGACGGGGTGGCCCCGCACGTCCTGGACGTCCTGGCCGACGTCGGCGTCACCGGCCTCGTCGAGGACCGGGTCCCCATCGGCCGCCTCAGCCTCGGCCGCGGCGGCCTGGTCGCCGAACGGCACATGGCCCGCCCGGCGTGGGTGGTGCCGCGCCGGATCCTCGACGCCCGGCTGGTCGACGCGGCGCTCGCCGCCGGCGCCCGCCTCCTGCGGCACCAGGTCCGCGACCTGCGGCAGCACACCGGGGCGGTGGCCTTGGACGAAAGGATCTTCGCCGCGGTCGTGATCGGCGCCGACGGCGCCCACTCCGTTATCCGGCGCGCGCTCGGCCAACCCCGCGGCCCCAGGGCCCTGGCCCTGCGCGGCTACGCCCCGGTCGCCCCCGGGCGGCGCGGCGCGCAGGTCATCGAGTTCGGCACCCGCCACCAGCCGTCGTACGCCTGGTCCTTCGACCGCGGCGACGGCCTGGCGAACGTCGGCTACGGCGAACTGCTGCGCGCCGACCGCCCGGCGCCCACCCGCACCGGGCTGCTCGAGCGCCTCGAAGCGCTCCTGCCCGGTGCCACCGACGGCGGGCGGGAGTGGGCCGGCCACCACCTGCCGCTGTCGACGGCCCGCTGGCACCCTCCGGCCGGCCGCGTCCTGCTGGCGGGTGACGCCGCCTGCCTGGTGAACCCGCTGACCGGGGAGGGCATCCATCACGCCGTGGCCACCGGCATCGCGGCCGGCCGCGCCGCCGCGGCGGCCCTGCGCGAAGGGCGGCCCGAACGAGCCGGATTCCGCTACGCCCGTACCGCCCGCCGGATCCTGCTGCCCCACCTGCGCCACACCGCCTCGGCCGCCCGCCTCGCCCGAAACGGGCGGGTCCTCGACGCCGGGGTGCGGGCCGCCGCCGCCGACCAGCGCGTCTTCGACGACCTCGTCGAACTCGGCCTCGGCTGGGGCCGGCTCACCCCCGGTGTCGTGCTGGGCCTGGGCCGGGCGCTTTTTCCACCCCTTTGCCCCACCGGCCCATCCCGGGAGCCAGCATGA